In Chryseobacterium sp., the genomic window TTTGGAAATGAATGCCTGCTTTTCCCAGGAGATCTATTATAAATTAAGGATGATGCAGAATATGGCTTCACAAAGTCCGATCCGCCGTTTAGAAGGTCTTCTGGATTATCTTAAAAGTTTCCATGAAGAGCGTTGTGGAGATTTTCAGGTGGCCTTTACAAGACAAGAGCTGGCCAATCTCACGGGTCTGCGGGTAGAAACAGTGATCCGGGCTTTAAAAAAGATGGAAAAAGCAGGGAGTGTAAAGTTGGAAAACCGGAAAATTATCTATTAATATCGCCAATATGATCCAGATCATATGTAAGTGATTTATTTTGAAGTATCTTTAATGTATTAATTCATATAAACTCTGAGAGCGCTTTGGAGTTTTGGTCACCGCTTGTAAAAAGCTACTCATAACTAATACCCCATTAAATATGATATTTGAGAATGATACGTTACGGTATTCCGGACTGAATGATAAAAGCAATGCCATAGAAAATGAAACTTTATTTCCGGGTATTATCAATTCTTACGGAGTTACCGCCTTTCTGATCAAGTCGTTAGAAAAGATTAAAAATAATGCCACATGTGATATCTTAAAAAAGACCATAGATATCAATATTGAAGAATACCTGCTTCATATCCGTGAGTTCCATTCTAAAAATATTCTGGATACCCATGATTGTGATACTGAAGTGAGAATTGAGCACCCCTCTTTTGCTTTATATGCCAAAACAGCGTATTATAAAGTTCTGAAGGAAGAAGAATATATTAACAGACTTATGGATATTCTTCAGAATGATCATCCGATTAGTTTATAACAGATCATAGCATACATGCTTCAGTCTGTACCGGATATTTTAATAAATCATAAGGTCTAGATCCTTCACACCACGATCATTAGTAGACTGATTAAAATACCTGACGTGCTTGCTGTTGTTTTGGTCTTTATAAAGCTACTATTCATTTTTTAAAATAATATTATGGAGTTTCAAAAAAATGTCCTGGAATACATCAGCCAATCTCTGATGACTACCAATGAGACCATTGCTATTGCCGAGAGCGTCACTTCAGGCTGCTTGCAGCTTGCATTTTCACAGATGCCCAATGCCTCTTTATTTTACAAAGGAGGAATGACAGTCTATACCTTGCCGGAAAAAGTAAAACTGTTGAAGGTCAGCAGGGATGATGCTGAGGAAAATAACTGTGTTTCCGCAGGCATTGCAGAGACGATGGCCCTGAATGTTGCCGAATTGTTTGGTTCGGACTGGTCTATCTCTACTACGGGCTATTGCGTTCCCTGCGGAGATTCTGATTATAAAGTTTTCGCCTATTTTTCATTTTCTTACAAAGGAGAAATTATTCTTAACAAAAAATTAGAACTCCATCCTAAGACCCAGGCGCTAAATGCTCAGCTGTATTATACCGAATTCATTTTAGGCTGTTTTAAAAGTGAGCTTAACGGGCTTTTAATTTTAAAGTAGCATTGCATAAACGCTCTTAGTATTTGAACTGCGGGATCCTGCATTCCTATGATGAAGTTCTTTGATTTTTATTCAATTTAGGTTTCATTTTCATTACCGCAAAATAGGATGCGGTGA contains:
- a CDS encoding CinA family protein, with amino-acid sequence MEFQKNVLEYISQSLMTTNETIAIAESVTSGCLQLAFSQMPNASLFYKGGMTVYTLPEKVKLLKVSRDDAEENNCVSAGIAETMALNVAELFGSDWSISTTGYCVPCGDSDYKVFAYFSFSYKGEIILNKKLELHPKTQALNAQLYYTEFILGCFKSELNGLLILK